The nucleotide sequence AGTCCGCGCTGCAGGGCGAGGGCGCCCACGGGGTGTGGGTCGGCGACGTCCTGATCCGCCCGGCCGCCGAGGCCACCGACACCTACGAGCTCAACCGGAACCTGATCCTCAACGACGGGCCCCGGATGGACTCGATCCCCAACTTGGAGATCGAGACCGGAGTGATCGCCGGTGCCGGCCACGCCTCCACCACGGGCCAGCTGGATGCGGAGCACCTCTACTACCTCATGTCGCGAGGCATCAGCGAGCGCGATGCCCGCGCCCTGGTGGTGCGCGGCTTCCTCTTCGAGATCCTGCAGCAGATCGAGGACGAGAGCATCGAGGAGCGCCTGCGCGAGATCGTCGAGGCCGAGCTGGCCAACGTCGAGCGCGGCGCCTGAGGCCCCGCCACCGAAGCACCTGCCGATCACGGCACCCACACCTTCACCATTTCAGGAGAGACTTTTGAGCACTCTGGAGATCAAGGACCTGCACGCATCGGTCCTGCTCGACGACGAGAACAGCAAGCAGATCCTCAAGGGCGTGAACCTCACCATCAACTCGGATGAGGTCCACGCGATCATGGGGCCCAACGGCTCCGGCAAGTCCACGCTGGCCTCGACCATCGCGGGCCACCCCAAGTTCCGCGTGGACTCGGGCGACATCCTGCTGGACGGCGAGTCCGTCCTGGAGATGTCCGTGGACGAGCGGGCGCGGGCCGGGCTCTTCCTGGCCATGCAGTACCCGGTCGAGATCCCGGGCGTGACCACCTCCAACTTCCTGCGCTCGGCCAAGACCGCCGTCGACGGCGAGGCCCCCGCTCTGCGGACCTGGACCAAGGACGTCAAGGAGGCCGTCGCTCAGCTGAAGATGGATCCGCAGATGATCCAGCGCAACGTGAACGAGGGCTTCTCCGGCGGCGAGAAGAAGCGCATGGAGATCATGCAGCTCGAGCTGCTCAAGCCCAAGATGGCGCTGCTGGACGAGACCGACTCCGGCCTGGACATCGATGCCCTCAAGGTCGTGTCCGAGGGCGTGAACCGCGCCAAGGCCGCCAACGGCATGGGCGTCATGCTCATCACCCACTACACCCGCATCCTGCGCTACATCGCTCCCGATCACGTGCACGTCTTCGCCGACGGCCGCGTGGTGGAGCAGGGAGGTCCGGAGCTGGCCGAGCAGCTCGAGGCCGAGGGCTACGACAAGTACGTCGCGGCCGCCAAGTGACCGGCTGAACCCGGACGAGGAGGACACCATGACCGAAACGACCGCCGACGCGGGCCAGGTCCCCGCGGGCGCGCCGCAGATCTCCGAGGTCGAGGACGCGCTGAAGAACGTCATCGATCCCGAGCTCGGCGTGAACATCGTCGATCTGGGCCTGCTCTACGGCGCCTCCTACATGGAGGACGGGGCCCTCAAGCTCGACATGACGCTGACCACGGCGGCCTGCCCGCTGCAGGACGTCATCGAGGAGCAGGTCGAGCAGAACCTCGGCCCGCTCGTCGACGAGTGGCACGTCAACTGGGTCTGGATGCCGCCGTGGGGCATGGAGCGCATCACCGAGGACGGCCGCGACCAGATGCGGGCCCTGGGCTTCAACATCTGACCCGCCTGCGGCGCACGACGGCGCCCGGTCGCGCAGCTGATCAGCTGCGCGACCGGGCGCTGCCGTCGTGTGTGCGGGCCCCATCGGGGCTGCGCGGGCCCGACGGCCCCGCGTCAGCGCTCGATCAGCGGATCGAGTTCGGGTGCTGGCACAGGGGAGTGGTCTCGATCGTCATGTACGGGTACATGGGGAAGCCCGAGAGGATCTCGTGCAGTCGCTGGTTGGACTCGACCTCGAAGATCGACACGTTGGCGTACTGCCCGACCACGCGGTAGATGGCCTCCAACTCACCGGCCTCCTGCAGCCCCTGGGAGTACTCCTTCTCCTGGGCCTGCTTCTGGGCCACCTCCTCGGCGGACATGGACTCGGGGAACTGGATCTGCATGCGGCAGAGGAACTTCACGATCGACTCTCCTGATCTCGGGTGCTGGTTCACGGCCACTCTAACGACCGTGGGACGGGTCACGGCCGAGGCGAGTCCAGTCCGCGGGCAGCCAGTGCCTCGCCGGTGCGCTGCCCGTGGGCCACGGCGGAGATCACCAGGGGAGCGGCGAGCCCGACGGGGCCGAGCCGGGTACCGCGCGCGGCGGCGGCATCGCGGAGGTCGTCGAGCACGCCGGTCAGGAACGGGATCGAGCGCAGCATGACCTGGATCGCCAGCCCGATCCGCTCCGGATCCGCCCCCATCAGCCGCAGCGGGGACAGCAGCCGCACGAGCCCGTCGAGCAGCTCGGGCAGGGGCGTGGTCTCCAGCAGGACCCGGGTGGCCAGCAGCGCGGTCACGACCGTGAGCAGCACCTCGGCGGCCATGGCGGGATCGCGGCGCAGCAGCAGGTGATAGGCCGCCAGCAGACCCAGGATCCACGAGGCGGGACGGAGACTGTGCCACCAGTCGCGCGGACCTATGCGTGCGGCGGCTGCCGCGAGCAGGACCAGCAGCAGGCACCCGGCGGGCACCGCCCAGGAGGTCTCGGGCGCCTCGATGCCGAGCCGTCGCAGCAGCCATGGGAAGGGCAGCATCAGCAGCACCGAGATCACCGCCACGCCGGAGGCCTTGAGCGCCAGCGGGGCGCGGTGGACCGGGGTGTCGGCCGGGCGGTGGAAGCCGAAGAGCTCGCGGCGCGAACGGCTCACGGAGCGGTCCCGGGGCCCGGCGGAGCGGTGGGGAAGCCCTCGCGGCAGCAGCGCCGGTAGCGGTCGATGACCTCCTCGGCGGGGCCGTCATCCAGCAGGAGGCCGTCGTGGATGAGCAGCGCCCGCTGGGCCGTGGCCGCCAGCTCCAGGTCGTGCGTGGAGATGATCTGCTGCTGGGGCAGGGCGTCGAGGCGCTCGAGCAGGGCATCGCGGTGGCGCAGGTCCAGCAGCGTGGTGGGCTCATCGAGGGCCAGCACCCTGGGCTGCACGGCCAGCACCGCCGTCAGAGCCACGAGCTGGCGCTCACCGCCGGAGAGATCGTGGATCGACTGATGGCGCTGCCGGGACAGGCCCGCCTCCTCGAGCAGGCGCCCGGCGATCTCGGCCCGTCGTCCGGAGGGCTCGCCCGCGACCCGGAGGGAGAGCTCGACGTCCTCCTGGGCCGTAGGCATCAGCAGCTGGGCGGAAGGATCCGAGAACAGGAACCCGACGGCGCGACGGGCCGCGCGGACGTCGTGCACCGCGTCCGTCCCGTGGACGCGGGCCGAACCCGAGGTGACCTCGGCCAGGCCGTTGAGCACGCGCAGCAGCGTGGACTTGCCGGAGCCGTTGAGCCCGATCACCGCGATCCGGCGCTCGTGCAGCTCGACGCTCAGCGGCCCGAGCAGGCGAACGGGCTCGCTGCTGCTCGGCGGGCCGGGGACCTCGACGACGATCTCGCGCAGCTCGATTCCGCGGTGCTGCCCGCCGCTCACGACCGTGCGGCCAGCCGGGGGAAGGCGCGGTGCACGGCGGCGGCGATCATCGCCGCCAGCACGAGCTTGAGCAGATCGCCGGGCCAGTAGAGCAGATCTGCCAGGAAGGCATCGCGCAGGGTGAGTCCGCCGTTGAGCATCATTCCGGGGATGCCGAAGACGCGGGTGATCAGGAAGCCGCCGAGCAGCGCAGCGCTGATCAGCCCGAGGAGCACACGCCCTCGTGAGACGCCGCGGCGCAGGACGGCGTAGGCCAAGAACCCTACGCAGGCGGCGGCGATCGGGAACGCGATGATGTAGCCGGCCGAGGGCCCGGCCAGGACCGCCGGCCCGCCGCGGAAGCCGGAGAAGATCGGCAGCCCGACGAGACCCACCACCACATAGAGCGCGACGGCCAGGAAGCCGCGGCGCCCGCCCAGGACCAGTCCGGTGAGGTACACGGCCAGCGTCTGCAGCGTGATCGGCACGGCCAGGGGGCCCACGGGGATCGCGGGCAGGACGGCGCACACGGCCACGAAGGCCGCGAAGACGGCGATCAGGCCAAGATCCGTGCCCGCGCTGCGGCCGGAGGCGGAATGCTTCCGTGCGGCGGCAGGAGCGGTCTGTGCGGAGTCGGCGGAATCCTGAGGACGGGAGGATGCTGACGATGATGAAGGCATGGCACAAGGATAGGGGAGAATTCAAATATCAATCGGCAGCAGGGCGCCGGTCGTGGAGAGAGTCCGCGGTCTCGCCCTCGTCGGGACCGCTGCTCGACCGGCCGCCCGGGCCTGCGGTCTCGTCCCACGGCGCGGGACGACCGAGATCGCCGATCTGCTCGGAGCGCGGCTCGGCCCGGGGTGTGCCGCCGTCGGGCTGGTGCACAGGCCACCCGGCCACGGGATCCCGCAGCGGTTGGGTCGGCGGATGCGCGGCCGGCAGCAGCTGACCGGTGGCGGCATCGGTCGCGGTCGCGCCACGGGAGGCATGGCGGGCAGGCTGCAGCCGCATGGCCTGATAGCGCCAGCGCTCGGCCAGCGAGGCCCGACGCGCCGCCGACGTCGCCGGGTCCACCGGGTCCGCCCCCAGCACGGGGTCATCTCCCGACTGGTAGCGATCCGACCAGATCTGGATCACCGACCAGGCCACCGCGGTCAGGGGCGTGGCCAGGATGGTGCCCACAATCC is from Kocuria palustris and encodes:
- a CDS encoding metal-sulfur cluster assembly factor, coding for MTETTADAGQVPAGAPQISEVEDALKNVIDPELGVNIVDLGLLYGASYMEDGALKLDMTLTTAACPLQDVIEEQVEQNLGPLVDEWHVNWVWMPPWGMERITEDGRDQMRALGFNI
- a CDS encoding muconolactone Delta-isomerase, translating into MTRPTVVRVAVNQHPRSGESIVKFLCRMQIQFPESMSAEEVAQKQAQEKEYSQGLQEAGELEAIYRVVGQYANVSIFEVESNQRLHEILSGFPMYPYMTIETTPLCQHPNSIR
- a CDS encoding biotin transporter BioY, which codes for MPSSSSASSRPQDSADSAQTAPAAARKHSASGRSAGTDLGLIAVFAAFVAVCAVLPAIPVGPLAVPITLQTLAVYLTGLVLGGRRGFLAVALYVVVGLVGLPIFSGFRGGPAVLAGPSAGYIIAFPIAAACVGFLAYAVLRRGVSRGRVLLGLISAALLGGFLITRVFGIPGMMLNGGLTLRDAFLADLLYWPGDLLKLVLAAMIAAAVHRAFPRLAARS
- a CDS encoding ATP-binding cassette domain-containing protein, with translation MSGGQHRGIELREIVVEVPGPPSSSEPVRLLGPLSVELHERRIAVIGLNGSGKSTLLRVLNGLAEVTSGSARVHGTDAVHDVRAARRAVGFLFSDPSAQLLMPTAQEDVELSLRVAGEPSGRRAEIAGRLLEEAGLSRQRHQSIHDLSGGERQLVALTAVLAVQPRVLALDEPTTLLDLRHRDALLERLDALPQQQIISTHDLELAATAQRALLIHDGLLLDDGPAEEVIDRYRRCCREGFPTAPPGPGTAP
- the sufC gene encoding Fe-S cluster assembly ATPase SufC; its protein translation is MSTLEIKDLHASVLLDDENSKQILKGVNLTINSDEVHAIMGPNGSGKSTLASTIAGHPKFRVDSGDILLDGESVLEMSVDERARAGLFLAMQYPVEIPGVTTSNFLRSAKTAVDGEAPALRTWTKDVKEAVAQLKMDPQMIQRNVNEGFSGGEKKRMEIMQLELLKPKMALLDETDSGLDIDALKVVSEGVNRAKAANGMGVMLITHYTRILRYIAPDHVHVFADGRVVEQGGPELAEQLEAEGYDKYVAAAK
- a CDS encoding CbiQ family ECF transporter T component, with the protein product MSRSRRELFGFHRPADTPVHRAPLALKASGVAVISVLLMLPFPWLLRRLGIEAPETSWAVPAGCLLLVLLAAAAARIGPRDWWHSLRPASWILGLLAAYHLLLRRDPAMAAEVLLTVVTALLATRVLLETTPLPELLDGLVRLLSPLRLMGADPERIGLAIQVMLRSIPFLTGVLDDLRDAAAARGTRLGPVGLAAPLVISAVAHGQRTGEALAARGLDSPRP